From Nicotiana tabacum cultivar K326 chromosome 22, ASM71507v2, whole genome shotgun sequence, one genomic window encodes:
- the LOC107760047 gene encoding uncharacterized protein LOC107760047 isoform X1, with amino-acid sequence MASSHALSSSMEAALSSSNLVSRFSETPSAFQSIKPFNRTSTGYLKVSFSLPSTSSFGCGSPRRVLTRAELSGESGCEEEDSHDLKNDNGFLVPVPIFSLSQSITGYAKWLVQLCCDGLSHILKDNSDQRETNKNGLDQAPKVVTPLEQSTGGGTRAGLFRTPISGGVQSATSAHGLPKPALAVRNLMEQARFAHLCTVMSRMHHRREGYPFGSLVDFAPDSMGHPIFSFSPLAIHTRNLLADPRCTLVVQIPGWSGLSNARVTIFGDVYPLPEDQQEWAHKQYIAKHQQGPSQQWGNFFYFRMQNISDIYFIGGFGTVAWVDVKEYETLQPDKIAVDGGEQNLKELNAIFSKPLKDLLSQEAEVDDAALISIDSKGTDVRVRQGAQFNVQRISFEVGHSVQTLEEAKAALWKLINGGQVYNLQK; translated from the exons ATGGCGTCGTCACACGCTCTTTCTTCCTCCATGGAAGCAGCCCTCTCAAGCTCCAATCTTGTCTCTAGGTTTTCAGAGACGCCGTCAGCATTTCAATCCATCAAACCGTTTAATAGGACCAGTACTGGTTATCTCAAAGTTAGTTTTAGCCTGCCTTCTACGAGCTCCTTCGGCTGCGGCTCTCCCCGACGAGTGCTCACCCGCGCCGAACTGTCTGGTGAAAGCGGCTGCGAAGAAGAGGATAGTCATGATTTGAAGAATGATAATGGATTTTTAGTTCCTGTACCGATTTTTTCATTGTCACAG TCCATTACTGGTTATGCTAAATGGCTAGTTCAGCTTTGTTGTGATGGACTCTCTCATATTCTGAAGGATAATTCAGatcaaagagaaacaaataaaaaTGGTTTGGATCAAGCTCCAAAAGTGGTTACACCCCTTGAGCAATCAACTGGTGGGGGTACAAGGGCCGGGCTTTTCAGAACTCCCATTTCTGGAGGCGTACAAAGTGCAACCTCAGCTCATGGCCTACCTAAACCTGCCTTAGCTGTCCGCAATCTAATGGAACAG GCTAGGTTTGCTCATTTATGCACTGTGATGTCCCGGATGCATCATCGGCGAGAAGGCTACCCGTTTGGTTCACTTGTAGATTTTGCGCCAGATTCCATGGGAC atccaatattttcattttcgCCATTAGCTATACACACCCGTAATTTGCTGGCTGACCCAAGATGCACACTAGTTGTACAG ATCCCAGGATGGAGTGGTTTATCTAATGCAAGGGTAACGATTTTTGGTGACGTTTATCCACTACCTGAAGATCAACAG GAATGGGCGCACAAGCAGTATATAGCAAAACATCAGCAAGGTCCTTCTCAACAATGGggaaattttttttactttaggATGCAAAATATAAG cgatatatattttattggagGCTTTGGAACTGTTGCGTGGGTGGATGTCAAGGAGTATGAGACGCTTCAGCCTGATAAAATTGCTGTTGATGGTGGTGAACAAAATCTTAAG GAGCTCAATGCAATCTTTTCAAAGCCTCTAAAAGATCTTTTATCGCAAGAAGCTGAGGTGGATGATGCTGCTTTGATATCAATAGATAGTAAGGGTACAGATGTCCGTGTCCGCCAAGGTGCACAG TTCAATGTACAGAGAATATCGTTTGAAGTAGGTCATTCAGTTCAAACACTAGAAGAAGCCAAAGCAGCTCTCTGGAAACTGATAAATGGAGGCCAAGTTTACAATTTGCAGAAGTGA
- the LOC107760047 gene encoding uncharacterized protein LOC107760047 isoform X2: MASSHALSSSMEAALSSSNLVSRFSETPSAFQSIKPFNRTSTGYLKVSFSLPSTSSFGCGSPRRVLTRAELSGESGCEEEDSHDLKNDNGFLVPVPIFSLSQDNSDQRETNKNGLDQAPKVVTPLEQSTGGGTRAGLFRTPISGGVQSATSAHGLPKPALAVRNLMEQARFAHLCTVMSRMHHRREGYPFGSLVDFAPDSMGHPIFSFSPLAIHTRNLLADPRCTLVVQIPGWSGLSNARVTIFGDVYPLPEDQQEWAHKQYIAKHQQGPSQQWGNFFYFRMQNISDIYFIGGFGTVAWVDVKEYETLQPDKIAVDGGEQNLKELNAIFSKPLKDLLSQEAEVDDAALISIDSKGTDVRVRQGAQFNVQRISFEVGHSVQTLEEAKAALWKLINGGQVYNLQK, encoded by the exons ATGGCGTCGTCACACGCTCTTTCTTCCTCCATGGAAGCAGCCCTCTCAAGCTCCAATCTTGTCTCTAGGTTTTCAGAGACGCCGTCAGCATTTCAATCCATCAAACCGTTTAATAGGACCAGTACTGGTTATCTCAAAGTTAGTTTTAGCCTGCCTTCTACGAGCTCCTTCGGCTGCGGCTCTCCCCGACGAGTGCTCACCCGCGCCGAACTGTCTGGTGAAAGCGGCTGCGAAGAAGAGGATAGTCATGATTTGAAGAATGATAATGGATTTTTAGTTCCTGTACCGATTTTTTCATTGTCACAG GATAATTCAGatcaaagagaaacaaataaaaaTGGTTTGGATCAAGCTCCAAAAGTGGTTACACCCCTTGAGCAATCAACTGGTGGGGGTACAAGGGCCGGGCTTTTCAGAACTCCCATTTCTGGAGGCGTACAAAGTGCAACCTCAGCTCATGGCCTACCTAAACCTGCCTTAGCTGTCCGCAATCTAATGGAACAG GCTAGGTTTGCTCATTTATGCACTGTGATGTCCCGGATGCATCATCGGCGAGAAGGCTACCCGTTTGGTTCACTTGTAGATTTTGCGCCAGATTCCATGGGAC atccaatattttcattttcgCCATTAGCTATACACACCCGTAATTTGCTGGCTGACCCAAGATGCACACTAGTTGTACAG ATCCCAGGATGGAGTGGTTTATCTAATGCAAGGGTAACGATTTTTGGTGACGTTTATCCACTACCTGAAGATCAACAG GAATGGGCGCACAAGCAGTATATAGCAAAACATCAGCAAGGTCCTTCTCAACAATGGggaaattttttttactttaggATGCAAAATATAAG cgatatatattttattggagGCTTTGGAACTGTTGCGTGGGTGGATGTCAAGGAGTATGAGACGCTTCAGCCTGATAAAATTGCTGTTGATGGTGGTGAACAAAATCTTAAG GAGCTCAATGCAATCTTTTCAAAGCCTCTAAAAGATCTTTTATCGCAAGAAGCTGAGGTGGATGATGCTGCTTTGATATCAATAGATAGTAAGGGTACAGATGTCCGTGTCCGCCAAGGTGCACAG TTCAATGTACAGAGAATATCGTTTGAAGTAGGTCATTCAGTTCAAACACTAGAAGAAGCCAAAGCAGCTCTCTGGAAACTGATAAATGGAGGCCAAGTTTACAATTTGCAGAAGTGA